A genome region from Deltaproteobacteria bacterium includes the following:
- a CDS encoding LUD domain-containing protein, whose translation MIHTAQDLKTYRNILKQAIENGFLRDTLDNFSSAYKQSRDAAFAGMDLESLVREIAHCKDAAVSRLEELFLTFKAHAEDAGIRVHSANNASEANAIICDIARAHGVRNIIKSKSMTAEETFLNDALEKQGLHVTETDLGEWIIQQRREGPSHMVMPAIHLSRGQVAELFTRVTGTYQNPNDISEMVRTARKLLRRAYFEADMGISGANFAIADSGTIGLVTNEGNARLVTTLPPVHVALVGYDKLVPDLKTALRILEVLPKNATGQIISTYVSWISGANQCAPGPKGFKEIHIVFLDNGRLALARNPIFREALRCIRCGACANLCPIYRLVGGHNYGHVYIGAIGLILTYFYHGKNNARAIVQNCLNCQACKNICAAGIDLPFLIKEVYRTLLKEDRKKPTKNTLLRKVLKNRKRFHFLLRKAALAQKPFRKDARFIRHLPLFFTKEQRFRSLPALAPVPFRDQWERLFVPLEDPRFRVAVFGGCLVDFVYPEQGRALLKLLKAYNVSAEYPLDQTCCGLPALMTGEKETAQDLAIQNTRAMRANEFDFVVTLCASCGSHIKENYPKLFRDQPDVCEEVSSLSNKLIDFSSFMVDVLEVRREDFTEATSRAAYHAPCHLCRGLGVTVAPKSLMSSAGLDAVPMAKEDVCCGLGGSYSFDFPEISAQLLQEKLDNAEASGAEILLTDCPGCVLQLRGGADAQGRNLRVRHLVEEIAERKKKDT comes from the coding sequence ATGATCCATACGGCTCAAGACCTGAAGACTTATCGAAACATCCTGAAGCAGGCCATTGAAAACGGCTTTCTGAGGGACACTCTGGACAACTTCTCGTCCGCGTACAAGCAATCTCGAGACGCCGCATTCGCGGGCATGGACCTCGAATCACTCGTTCGCGAAATTGCCCATTGCAAGGACGCCGCCGTATCGAGACTCGAGGAACTGTTTTTGACCTTCAAGGCCCACGCTGAAGATGCCGGAATCCGGGTTCACAGTGCGAACAATGCGTCGGAGGCAAACGCCATTATATGCGACATTGCGCGCGCCCACGGCGTCAGGAACATCATCAAATCGAAATCCATGACGGCGGAAGAGACTTTCCTCAATGATGCCCTCGAGAAACAAGGGTTGCACGTCACCGAAACCGATCTGGGGGAATGGATCATTCAGCAGCGTCGGGAAGGACCGTCCCACATGGTCATGCCCGCCATCCATCTTTCGCGAGGCCAAGTTGCCGAACTGTTTACACGGGTCACCGGAACGTATCAGAACCCGAACGATATCAGCGAGATGGTTCGTACGGCCAGAAAACTGCTCCGTCGAGCGTACTTCGAAGCGGACATGGGAATCAGCGGAGCCAACTTTGCCATCGCCGACTCGGGAACCATCGGCCTCGTAACCAACGAGGGAAACGCGCGGCTGGTGACCACGCTGCCACCCGTGCACGTGGCGCTGGTAGGATACGATAAACTCGTTCCTGACTTGAAAACCGCCTTGCGCATACTCGAGGTCTTGCCAAAGAACGCCACCGGCCAGATCATCTCGACATACGTCAGCTGGATTTCGGGCGCCAACCAATGTGCGCCGGGGCCGAAAGGTTTCAAGGAGATCCATATCGTTTTTCTGGACAACGGCCGACTGGCCCTGGCAAGGAATCCCATATTCCGGGAGGCGCTTCGCTGCATCCGATGCGGAGCTTGCGCCAACCTCTGCCCCATATACCGGCTTGTAGGCGGGCACAACTATGGGCATGTGTATATCGGCGCCATCGGGCTGATTCTGACCTATTTCTATCACGGAAAGAACAACGCCCGGGCCATTGTTCAGAATTGTCTGAACTGTCAGGCCTGTAAGAATATCTGCGCTGCCGGCATCGATCTTCCTTTTCTGATCAAGGAGGTCTACAGGACCCTTCTGAAAGAGGACCGAAAGAAGCCAACTAAGAACACGTTGCTACGCAAAGTGCTGAAGAACCGGAAACGCTTTCATTTTCTTCTGAGAAAAGCGGCTCTCGCCCAGAAACCGTTCCGGAAAGACGCCCGTTTCATTCGTCATCTTCCCCTGTTTTTCACCAAGGAACAGCGCTTTCGGAGCCTCCCCGCCTTGGCGCCCGTCCCTTTCAGGGATCAGTGGGAGCGTCTTTTCGTTCCACTCGAAGACCCTCGCTTCCGCGTGGCCGTTTTTGGGGGTTGCCTGGTGGACTTTGTGTATCCGGAACAGGGTCGCGCGCTACTGAAGCTCCTGAAGGCGTATAATGTCAGCGCCGAGTATCCCCTGGACCAGACCTGCTGCGGATTACCGGCGCTTATGACCGGTGAAAAGGAGACGGCGCAGGACCTGGCGATCCAGAACACCCGGGCCATGCGAGCGAACGAATTCGATTTCGTGGTGACGTTGTGCGCCTCTTGCGGCTCGCACATCAAAGAGAACTATCCGAAGTTGTTTCGAGACCAACCCGACGTTTGCGAGGAAGTGTCCAGCCTGTCCAATAAGCTGATCGACTTCAGTTCTTTTATGGTGGATGTACTCGAAGTGCGTCGTGAAGATTTCACGGAGGCAACATCGAGAGCAGCCTACCATGCTCCATGCCATCTGTGCAGGGGGCTCGGCGTGACCGTTGCTCCCAAAAGCCTCATGTCCTCAGCGGGACTCGACGCCGTGCCCATGGCTAAGGAGGATGTATGTTGCGGCCTCGGCGGCTCGTACAGTTTCGACTTCCCCGAAATATCGGCTCAACTCCTCCAAGAGAAGCTGGATAATGCCGAGGCTTCCGGCGCGGAAATCCTATTGACGGATTGTCCGGGCTGCGTGCTGCAACTTCGAGGAGGCGCGGATGCTCAAGGGAGAAACCTTCGAGTACGACATCTCGTGGAAGAGATAGCTGAACGGAAGAAGAAAGACACGTGA